Proteins encoded in a region of the Eulemur rufifrons isolate Redbay chromosome 15, OSU_ERuf_1, whole genome shotgun sequence genome:
- the LOC138395572 gene encoding L-lactate dehydrogenase A-like 6B, producing MSWAVAVLRASRRVSSAGASFPYPGMALSPHGTAHMPLRGAWPCTPAAKMATVKSELMKKFTSEEPVRHNKVSIVGTGSVGMACAISILLKGLSDELALVDLDEGKLKGETMDLQHGSPFMKMPNIACSKDYRITADSNLVIITAGARQEKGETRLNLVQRNVTIFKGMISSIIQYSPHCKLIVVSNPVDILTYVAWKLSTFPKNRVIGSGCNLDTARFRFLIGQKLGIHSESCHGWVLGEHGDSSVPVWSGVNIAGVPLKDLNADIGTDKDPEQWGNVHKEVIASAYEIIKMKGYTNWAIGLSVADLTESILKNLKRTHPVSTIIKGLYGIDEEVFLSVPCILGENGITDLIKIKLTPEEEARLKKSAKTLWEIQKELKL from the coding sequence ATGAGCTGGGCTGTGGCAGTTCTGCGGGCCAGCAGGAGAGTGAGCTCTGCGGGAGCAAGTTTCCCGTACCCGGGGATGGCTCTGAGTCCCCATGGCACAGCACACATGCCGCTCAGGGGCGCCTGGCCCTGCACCCCCGCGGCCAAGATGGCGACTGTGAAGAGTGAACTGATGAAGAAGTTCACTTCAGAGGAGCCGGTTCGCCACAACAAGGTCTCCATTGTGGGAACTGGGTCAGTTGGCATGGCCTGTGCTATCAGCATCCTACTAAAAGGCTTGAGTGATGAACTTGCTCTTGTAGATCTTGATGAAGGCAAGCTGAAGGGTGAGACGATGGATCTTCAACATGGCAGCCCTTTCATGAAAATGCCAAATATTGCTTGCAGCAAAGATTACCGTATCACTGCAGACTCCAACCTAGTGATTATCACAGCAGGAGCACGCCAAGAAAAGGGAGAAACGCGCCTTAATTTAGTCCAGAGAAATGTGACCATCTTCAAAGGAATGATTTCCAGTATTATCCAGTACAGCCCCCACTGCAAACTGATTGTTGTTTCCAATCCAGTGGATATCTTAACTTATGTAGCCTGGAAGTTGAGCACTTTTCCCAAAAACCGTGTTATTGGAAGTGGCTGTAATCTGGATACTGCTCGTTTTCGTTTTTTGATTGGGCAAAAGCTTGGTATCCACTCTGAAAGCTGTCACGGATGGGTCCTTGGAGAGCATGGAGACTCAAGTGTTCCTGTGTGGAGTGGAGTGAACATTGCTGGTGTCCCTTTGAAGGATCTGAATGCAGATATAGGAACTGATAAAGACCCTGAGCAATGGGGAAATGTCCACAAAGAAGTGATTGCCAGTGCCTATGAGATTATTAAAATGAAAGGTTATACTAATTGGGCTATTGGCCTATCTGTAGCTGATTTAACAGAAAGTATTTTGAAGAATCTGAAGAGAACACATCCAGTTTCCACCATAATTAAGGGCCTCTATGGAATAGATGAAGAAGTATTCCTCAGTGTTCCTTGTATCCTGGGAGAGAATGGGATTACCGaccttataaaaataaagctgacCCCTGAGGAGGAGGCCCGTCTAAAGAAAAGCGCAAAAACACTTTGGGAAATTCAGAAGGAGCTCAAACTTTAA